The region GAAACCTAGACTGCATATCCACAAGAAGCTGTGCTTGTAAGATCAGATGTAATATTATGGATCCCCTTTAATTTTAAGTCAATTTGAAATCACACAATTATGActggtttatatttaaaatcctcTTTCCTGAGTGCTTGAAATTTAAATTCATATTGTGCCTGGATACATTCCAATCGGAACATGAAACGACTATGAGagacttcttcttcttcttcttctttttcacagtcttaggcccagactgtcctggggtcagctgctttggttgctcttttcCACTTGtttctgtcgagcacatcttcctcactcacttcacatacctccatatcttttctcacacaatctatccatctctttctaggcctgcctcttcctctgttaccttccacctcaaattccattaccctctttgttacttcctcaatgTCCcccctcatgatatgtccataccaccgtaacctcgcctctcgcatcttctcagccacatccaccaccctacatcatctacggatttcttcatttctgatcttatccttcattgaaatctgcagaatccatctcaacatcctcatttcagttcttctcatcaagttctcttccctctttccaactgccaagcattcagctccatatagtagtacaggtctaatcacagtcttgtacattttgcactttaactttctaggaattttcctaacagattattccagttatttctctccacttgttccatccagctttcactctttgttttactgcctccagtgtttctcctccctttactagttttgatccaaggtatttaaagccatcatcttgtttcagtttttctccatttgtctcccaacattggtcatagtatctcctcttcactccattaccattatttcagatttttctgcattcattttcagtccacccttttccagactcctctgccatttgaacactttctcctgtagttctacgtctgaatctgccatcagtgccacatcatcagcaaagatgagttccgaCTATGAGAGACTGAGGAATAAAAAATGTTGCCCAGCAAAACCTAGCCCAACTGCCTGAGTGATTGTGAATCCAATTGTTAGCATTGAATGGTGACATTGATTATCATGTCATATGAAACCATGTGTCTTCTGCTTTCTTTGCCGAATTTAACAATGTTGCTTTAACAAAGAGTGAGGCAGTCTGCTTGGTCAGTTTCCAGCTTTGTGAAGAGTGGTTGGGTTTGCACAACAATACATCTGCTAATTAATTTCTaatcacctacagtacctgagaCTGGGGCTCTCCTTTTTCATGTACTTACTCTATATATTAATTGACAAGACCGACATATATCTTGAGAATgtcttaaaatacagtatgttacacacTTGTTAATGAAGAAGTATGAACGATCCAGTTTTATGATGTGATTCCCCTCTATTGTGCTGAGCTGTGTTATTTATTCaggactgatgtactgtaccaagCTGTGCCTTAGCTGTGGCTTAAGCTCTTCATAATACTAACTCTGCAGTGTCAAAATAGGCAATCAGACAGAGAGAATGTTTTTGGCAAGATATGACAATGTTTCTTTGGTATTCTAAGGTCAATGTGACTTGTGCTGAGTAGGAATTGCAAAAACgttagtgatagtgttactgtatAAAGAGAAGGAAATGAATTAGTAGTTCTAAATGAATATAAGACATATCAGAAGTTAAGACCTTCACAGAACATATTTGCTTTATGGCCTTACTTTGTCCAGTGCAGAACAGTTTTCCAATCGTGTGGAAGGCCATCTCCATTGGCATGTCTTGGGTGTCTCCTAATCTCACCTCTCTCATGGGGAGGGAGGCCTTGTCAGACAGGTAGCCTTCATCTGAACGCCACACTTCGTCATTAGCATCGCAGTTGCATGTCAGCAATCCAAGATCACAGTCACCTACAGATACAATATGTATGCACACACTCTACGTACAGTTGTTTTTCACATTATGCATTTAACAGTAcctattatataattataaggaatatttcaaatatataaaatgcattttatgcaTGCACACTATATGCTGTTTAGAATGTACTGTACGTACGTGCACTGAAACATGCAAagctttttatcattttatcctTTTTATCATCCTTACAAAAATACCAATTGCATGGAaaaatctttttctcttttatacTTGTGAAGTCACTAAAAATACTTTCATTATTGTCACATTATTAATCGTATCAGCCACATTTGTCAAGTAACACATAGTGTTTCTCTGCCCTTTTGGATGAGCTTGGAACACAGTTCAGGGATTCTTAACAGAAATAAGAGGTAAAACGACAATAAGAGTTAAGAATCCCCTGATTTCAGTGGTAGAGAATGACCTTTTAACCAGTATTACCTCTCTCTCCACAGGCACATTTCTTACTGTCCGTAGATGTGCCGCCCCAAGAGTTCATCCTACGTCCATCCCAGGATACCCACCAGCCCCACTCCTCTCCCAGAAACCGAGTGTGGCGACATTCCAGCTATGCAGAGAATTGTGGGAGGTCTGTGAGAATTCTTCAGCAATAAAGGATTGTCTGGACTATTGAAGGGACAACTGCTAGGAGGGGGTGTAGTCCCTTCACTCTGTTAGCATATATTAGGGGGGACTGGAGGAGAAGGGAGTAccaagagaaaacccacaccaACGCAGgtaatacagtacgtgcaaactcCAAACAGGCAAAGGCACTTCTAGCACTCGGAAGGTTTGAGGCAGTACTGGATATGCTTTTGGTAATGGGTTCTAATGGCTTTTCTTTCATCCCCACCAGGGCTGCCAATCAGCTTGACTCACTGCTACAGCTCAATCATCATACCAGCAGGGGAGaactgaaaacatacagtatgggccTTCCTGTGAAGCCCTCTTAATAAAAAATGCTGACTCCACTGTTTGCAAAATTCTCTTACAAAGTCCACATGCAAGCTATAAAGAATCAACAAGGATGTCTAGATACACCTCCTGAAAAGTTTGCACCTTTTGTACGTTGTGATCTAGGGAACTGACAGGCGTAGTTATAGCATGTCGCTCAGTGTAGCATGAGGAAGGCTGAACTTACTTTGACGAGTTGAGTGCAGGATTCAGAGGCCTGAATCAGAGACCTCAGCTGCAGCAGCGATGCCTGCCTGTACGTTATGTGCCTGGAGTAGCAGCCAGCCTTCTCACAGGGAGAGACTCGTGTACGGCTCTCTGAGTCATGGCCCACCACGGTCACACCTGAGAAGCAAGCCTTGGTGAAGAGATCGTTTGTTTCCTGGCTTTTCTTTGTCTCTCAGATTATCTCTCTTTTTGAATTCAAGCAGATGGAGATCTTGCTTTGATTTCCAGTCAGCTGCTACATtcccacaaaaaaacaacaactttattctaaccacttcttctaaTTCAGGATCGCAAAGCagctagagcctatcccagcaagcaacggactCAAGAGGGTATATCTTTCCGAGAAGCCAATTCATCTATGGAGCAAACCTACGTgagcatggggagaacatataaacgcCACACATATAGCACCccatgaacccagggccccagcgctgcaaggcagcagttcaaaccactgtgccacaataACACCCACAATATATTGATTTGCAGCATAAACAGGGGACTGTATCCAAGCCTTGTTATAATGTAAAGCACCGTCTGGCATTTGAATATCCCTGCTTTTAGATGGATTTGCCACAATAATTAATGAAACACTTCAGGAACCTGAACCAAATTACTAACATCTTGGTGTTAAGTAAAAGGGCTGGTGAACATCTGGAGGCGAGTTCTGGCCTTGACTCCCTGGCCACCAAGGACCTACTACAAGGATGGTgacaggagaggagagaagCAGGGATGACGCTCTGTCTTCAAAGTTTATTTCACAACTCCAGAGAAACTGCAATATTTCAACTGGTAAGACTGCACAATTCCAAATGGTAAAACTACAGATTCTACCATGATTTATGCATAGTTTGTAGTTCATTCTCATTAAGACAGTGTAAAGCACTAAAATAATTCTTATGTATGCTGTAAGCCTACAGAAGCTAAACAGACACACTTGCTAATCCTCTCTTATCCAAACAAAATTAACCCTgttaagtcagtcacttaagagGGGATCGCACCATCAGCTCGTAGAGAGTTCATGTCACAGAAGACAGGGAAGGGCTCGACTCCCTGGTCCTCCCCATCTGGGTCAATGACATAGGTTCCAGATTCCAGGACACCGGCACTCCTCAGGATTGAGCAGGTCTCCATAACTACAACAAACAAACATGCTCACACAGCTCTCATGTCCAGGAGAGCACCTGTAGTCTGATGCAGCTTTTTTCTGAAACAAGCTAATTGAACAGCCTGAGGTCACAAATGTTCAAATACATATAGGTGCCACTGTAAAGTAATGATATAGAAACCAAAATAATGCATATAATCATAATGACAAAATGGTAAATGACAAAACTGGTGTTAAATATATTGTACTGAAAACAATGCCTTCAGACTCAATGCTTGCAATTAATACATTATTTctaagatgatattttaaaataactagtAGGAATATccaataatgttttaaattccaACTTCATATGGGTAAAACTACTCAAGACCAGAGGCCCATAAAAACAAGTATAAGAAAAAGAGTTTGATCCATCATGAtgtcaattttttttatctttttgacCACTTCTCTGCAAGATCCCTACAACAAAGCAACCATTCTGTCCTACCTATAAAATGTCTATAACGTCAACCCTGAAGGCTATCCACTGCTATTTTCTTTGGCCCAGGTCTGTGTGCTGACCCCGGACACAACCATCTTGATATTAATTCTCAACACAAATTTGAAACTGCGGTCAAATTCAATTAAAGCTTTCCTGTTTCTACGTTATGCCAAAAGATGGATTTGCTCAGCCTTCACATGTAATAAGTTATATGCCTTGGATTTACCTGGTTGGTAAGTCCAACTTTTTTGGAGCAGCAACCTCCTTTTGTAATATGTCCCAGTGAAGTATGGGGCTGgaaaatgaactttatttctCAGCAACACACTCGCACAATTGAACATTGTTGCACAAGTGTTAGATAGACGTAAGAGTCTCTGTACTTAAACGTATAATAACATTAGTGGTGGATATGGACACATCAGTATGCCATGCCATGCAAAATGACCTAATAATAAACTTTCACAGAACAATCCTGAGTCTCATGTCGTTCAGTTCCTACCTTGACAGTGGACGGCAGCTCTTTCTGTTGTACTACATTCCCGGCCCCACTTAACTTCACACTCATCCAGGGAGCTTTCATCCCCTGAGCATTCCACATAGGACACAGTCACAGGAGGGTCACGTGCTTGTGACTGGACCCTACAAATTGGAGAAAGATTCATGTCGAAACACCAAGGCTTTCTGTCCATGCATGCTCAACACCACCAAAGGCTCAGGTTGGAATGAGCTCACTTCTGTTGGAGGACATTGCGATATCATAGATTCTTAAAAATAGCTTCTGTTGCAACAGAGGAGAATGTGAGCCCCTTTGTAGCCTAAAACACACCAAATCTCACTCCTTTGCTCAACCAGCGAGGTATTGTTTGGGTCCTGCTAATCGAAGCCTTTACAAACAACAGGGGACAATTACAGCATTAGGAGGCAAGATAAATGTATTTCTGCACATTATAAAAGTGTTGCAACTGTTGGGTGTATCCAAATCTATAATTGTTTGATACCTTTATCTTGTGATTTCATTCAGAAATCACACCAAATATATGCTATTGTGCTGATTCTTATGTATTTAATGTATTCTATAGTAGTGTAGACTCATTGTTATCACAGACAGAGTGATACATCCCTGTACATCATTCAATTGAAGATGGCAAGCTGGTGAGGCTTCCTGTGGTATATCTACATAGTTTTTAATTGactcttttgcttttcttgCTTAAGGGCATCATGTTGGTCAGTACTGACTTTTTATTTAGTCAAATCTTTTCAGCTGGAGTGTAGCACTTATACATAAACAGAATCAAAACCCAGAGTATTTTCTTAGTTACCGCTAAGCAGTCCATTCTAAGAAGAAAATTCtggtttaaaaataagaacaagtCCTTCTTTTTTCCACCTAGTTCCTGTCATGTTTTTGTAAAACGTAGGGCTATAAAAAGATTTGTAATTAATTTTGCCTCCaactaaaagcatttttttgtcatttcctgTGTTAACAGACAACACTGATGCTTCACAATTCTGACTTTGGAGATCGTGAGTCAGCAcattgaaatgtgtttcttctGAACAATACAGCCGCCAAATGGTCACCATTGTAGTCAAATACCTGTACGCGATGGCGGCTCCAGGGAATCCCAGCTGTCGGCACACCACTGTCGCTTCCCTTTTTTCCCACTGCTCGGCACACACCCTCCCTAGCGCTCCACCGAAAGCCATTTCCACGAGCCCTTCAAACCGATTCCTGCCCCCTCGCAATCTAACACGGCCTGGAAGacctcaaaatttaaaaaaagaccacGCACTCAGAACCTCGGAAAGAGCTTGACAAAATATTGTGCTCAAAATATTGAGCTAGACAAAAAATAGGATTGTGTTCATCCTATTTTAACTCCATGAAACAGAGTTTTAAACAGAAGTTCAGAAGGAGGTCAAACCCTAACCTCCTCCACTTCTTCCTACCTACATCTACTATAGCACTCTTCTTGCCTCCTTGCTTGTGCACGCCTCATCCTCACCCTCCTTAAAGCAGGGGACGGAGGGAAGAGAGGGGAGCAGTAGCCCTATTCTTGCAGATGAGTTGTCATCTTCCTCCTCCCAGTGTGAGTTACCTCAATAAAACTCACTATTCAAATCATGCCTCTTCTCTAACTCTACTAGACTTTGACTGAACTACTGATTGGAAGAAAGAACTGGGCAGGTACACATAAACTCACTGTAACAAAAAGGAGAATACAAGTTTGTAAATTGGCTCCAAAAAACGTGAGTACATTAAACCAAAGTCCATAATAACCAGGTTCAGTATGAGAAATGGGAATatcatgcattttctttttacagattttttacAGATCTATTTAGAACACCGGCATTGATTTAAGTCTTCAGTTTATCTAATAACATAATAAATATATCAAATTGTTCATGACAAGCGTAATTGTAAGCATTTTATTCACAATCGGACATTACAATAGAAtttctattttgtgttttgtaatgtTGACTACTCCATCACCCTTTCAATCTTTTGAATAATTATAACTATAGATCCTGCAATTAAATATTATCTAAAgaagaaattgttttagaaaagaTGATGTAAAGCCACAAATTGAATTTACAAGGCAGTACCCAAAGCCTGAGTAATTCACATGTGTTTTCAATACAGTGTCATGAAAGCCTATCCCATGttacaaattagaaaaaaaatgttctttttcctatTAAACTGATGGATTATTCACTTTTTCACCATTGCTTGGCACCTGGAATAAGCTCAAGCTTTTGGGCCATTTTCTTCCCTTTGTAACACAATATATTTCCTACCCTTTTAGCTTTTCACTGAAAGGAACAAACACACTAATATGCTCTAAGTACGTTACAGTGCATTAACTGTAGTGTTCACTTCACCATCTTGAGTCgacatttgaacttttttttaagttaatgaGCGGATTTACTTGATGGAGGCTTCACTGAATGAAAGCGGACTGAAAACCCATCAAGCTCCACAGAGGCGTCCGATCTCAACTGCACCGTCATGGTGTTGGATGACGATCTGAGTGGAGGAGGCAACTGCGACCCACAAAACCTGACagacaaaacagtaaaaaaaaattacatcaaCAGAAGCGATTACAATGAACTGTCAAATCACTGCCTGGTGGAGCCCAGTCATTACTGTAAGTAATGGCTGGTTcccagtattttttcttttaatttaggtCTGAGAACTGTTTCTCATCTTGTTAAAACAATCTATTTTAATGCAAAATTTAGATGGGGGAAGAAGTTCATCCCACAAAGTGAAACTGATATGCTGTTCTGGGGTTACCTACCATTGGTTTTGCCCGTTCTTGTAAAAGTGAAAACCTGAGACCCCCTTTACAAGTTCCTATCAATGATTAGGAACTATAGGGGTTTTCACTGTGTAGCAGATCAAACTTTATCACAGACTCTTGTGCTGAAAAGATGTCACTCAATCAATCACCTCATAAGTCATAAACCATCCCAAATGTCAATTTCATTCCTTCAAGTTTTGCAAGAGCTGAAAATGACAATTTGGCCTTAAGAAGTCTTTTGTTGAAACTGTATCTGCTCTTATGAAGAAAATCAAGTCAGGAGGAAGAGAATAAGGAAAAATTGGTCAAaagtaaatgatttttttgtggGGTTCATAACGTTTTATGTCAGTATTTCCATGTTTTGTAATTTGAGTAtttttctgtatactgtattatatttgcACTCATTTTTAATACCACTGTAGGTAAAATCCATGTTTCTCtcctctttttttgttgtttagcTGAGATGGCTGACTTTcgtcttcttttattttttccagcaaAGCAGTTTTCTGAAAGCGAAAGAGAGGACATGATACTGCGTAGTGTGTCAGCATTGCACTGGTCTTAATGCACAGTGCTTTAGCCACAGGCTCCCAGGCATAGTGCACTGCAGATTGAACTGCCTTTTGCACAATCCTGACAGTTATCTTTAAAACATCTTTTCTACATCTTTTCCTTGAATTGGCTGTCAAAATGAGAGGTAGCAAAAAATacatggaaagaaaaacagagaatCACACTGAATAAACTTGATGCCAAAGTAAGGAAACAACAGGGGAAAGCAAGTAGTATATGAACATGTCCCTGAAGCCCACTTGAAAATGGAATTTAACCAATTAAAAGAGTATACATTCCAGTATCCCAGTATGTATCCCAGTAtcccagtatactgtatgtcagtgaaATTCGTCATTAGATTTTTTATGTTCTGGCTGACTTTAGAATCTCAGTTGTCATCACTGTTACCTGCCTAGCTCCACTCCCTCCTCTCGTTTGCCATCAAAGACGGTGATGAAGTCATACTGGCAGCCCTTGTGCTCCTCCAGCGCCATTGAGTGAAATGCCAAGAGAATGAGGTGCCCAGGAGGAGCTGTGACCTCCCAGGTGCAGTCCATATTACTCGGGTATGACTGAGGAAAACCAGGGCTCTGGAACTCCCCCTTATCTCCCTGTAGCACACCTCCACAGGACACTAACATGCATAAAGCAGAAAATTAATACAAGATGAACTATCTGCGCTTCAGAATTCTGTGGAATAACACAGCAGTGCAGTGTTGTGATTTGGTCTCTACTCCCACTGCACAGGAagtcaaaatcaataaaaagagtttttttcctcaaacaggTTAGATCATAGTCCTCATGGGAACTGTGCCCACCTTTATGAGAAAAATGGCATCAGTTCAGCACTAAAGAAAACtcactttcaaataaaatatccatggaagaataaaaaacagaatttaaagacattAATAAAATGGCACATCAAAAAAGCTGTACTGTAAATCCTTTGCTAATGGGGTTGTTTCCTGATTTCCAAGACAAGGTCCAAATATAACATAAAGTGAAATTTCTCAGACAATGGGCTTTACACAGCCAAAACATCTGACACATGCTTGAATGAGAACTCTCTCACTCCGATAAACCTGTAGCAAGCCTTATTCTTTTCCCAGTGGGCAAAGTGTCAACTCCATAGAATACAGCCCAGCAAATTCTCTATTTGGAAAATTAGACTCATTATGTACAATTGAATGTGCTGTTTTAGGACTCCAGACCACTCTCTAAACTGGTCTAAACCTACCTGGTGGCACCTCAGAGCTGCCTATAACCGTGGTGGCTTCACGCTGCCTACCAGTATCAGTGAGAACTGTTACAGGTGTTTTCTCTGGATGGTCAGGTTGATCAGTGGCAGAATTTAAATCTTGGACAGGATCGTGGCTTCTTGGATAAGAAGGAGAGGTGGCTGTGACGTGAAGCTCTTTCATCTGGAGTTCTTCCGCGGATGCTGTGGACATTAAGTGAGCACTGGCTTTAGAGGGGTTAGTCAGTATCTGGCTTACTACTGCTGCCTTCATCAGTGCAGGAGATGAAATGTAAGATCCTTCAGTCTGTGCCACAGGAGAAAAAGAAGTAGTTTGAATTTCACCACCTTGTTGAGCCATGTGTATGGTTGTGGATGTGTCCAAAAACATGGTTGTCCCTATAGATGAGGGTGTAGCACTGGTGGTTGCCATCCATGTACTATGCTGAGATGAAGAATACACAGGGGTCACTGGGTGTTCATGTTCTTTAAATGTCTGTGCTGTGGACACTGAGGGTATGTACCCAACCTTGTCTGCAACAACAACAGATTTATGCAAAAACTGCTCGGCTGCTGAGCCTAAGCCATTGTCTTGGCCAGTTCCagtggaaaaaacattttcttttttgcgaTCGATCTGTTTTGTAGCAGCCCTAACATCATGCATGCTGCTGTTCAAAAATAGTCTGTCAACATGGTCAGACCTCTTTTGGCTGAACTCAGGGTTTTCTTTATTAATTGGAATGGATTTAACTGTTATCATTGGATCTTCAGTCCACACTTCGTCATACTTTCTAGCAGCATGTGATGAATGTTCCTGATGTACAAGAGCAGTCATTTTATTAACTCCCTCTTTTACACTTGTTCCATTAACTCCCTCTTTGTGATGAACATTAGCTTCACTCACTGTAGTTATATTCTCATAGTGATATTTTTTCTCCTCTTCTGGGGAACCAAAAGTAAGATTTACTTGTGGTTCATCTGGACTTAGGGCTAATGtggctctggaactctctgtaTTTTCATCAGCAGTTGCCATGGATGTTAAGTTAGTAATTGGTTTCTCTAAATCCTTAGTGATTATGAGAATACCATTTACAATAGGTTTGTTCTGATTGATGTTCTTTTCTGTGGTGAAGCCAATAGCGTATTGCTTTCTAGTGAGACTGTTGAAATTaaacaactttgacttttctccGTGTGAGACATTTGATTTGTGCTTTTCTTTATTAACATTTGTTCCATTGACAATACCTTCATTTCCATGagcatttcctgttttttgtgtgtgctctGATTCCAGGTTTTGTGAAATGGTACGGCTACCAGCCATTCTGTCCTTGAGATGTCCAGCGGTAGTCAACTTAAACACTGGAGTCTTTGTTGGTTTCACAAACTCAAATAAACTTCTTTCAGAAAATGCTTCTTGTCGGTTAGTATATGTTTCTGTTGTCTGCCTTTCATTAGATACAGCAGCAGATGTTACCTCGCGCAATTCTGGTGAGGTATTAGGCTGATATGATGACATTGAGAACATCGTGGTTGTTGTGTAAGTGCTTTGATTGATATCTTTCCTCGATGAGGGATGTATAATATCAATATTGTCACCCTGTGTTTGTTCCGCGTTATCTTGCTTGTACAGTCCCTGTGTAGGCAGTGGAAGAGCATGTGACATTAGAGAATCAGAAACAAAGGACGCACTCACAGTTCTGAAGGGACCCACCAGTTTGACATCTGTTATTTTGGATTCAGGCACTGCATTATGGGGGGTGGTTTTTAACTGTACAGAAAACAGAGGGGACCCGGGCATTTTACTGCTCAGGATTTCAAATCCCTCAGTTGCCTGCTCTACTTCTGCAGCCCCTGTGATTGCGTCCTGAAGCAGAGGTTCCATTGTTTGCCTCTCCTTGATGCTTGATGCCATTTCCTGATTTCCATCATCGGGAATGTTAAATGGTCCATCTCTTGCTCTGGTTAATCCATTAGAACTTTCAGATGAACCAGATCTCATGCCATTCAAAGTTGTTGTAACAGGGCTGTTGTTATTAAAGCCTTTTGGATCCCTTCTGGTCCAGGAGTTTCCAGTGTCTGCAGTTTTAGTTCCCGTTTTTCTCCTCCTCAATGTACTTGGAATTGTAAAGTAGCCACCACTAACATTTTGAATTTCAGCGTTTTCGCTTGCTGCTGAGCTCTGTGCTGTTGGGAAAAACGTCGGGTAAACAGAGCAGTTGTTGTCCTCTTTGTAGCAAAACACATCCCATCTCTCTAGCAGGTTTTCCCTAATTCCGTATGTGATGATGCCTGTGTGATTCTGGCCACAATTCCAGTTCTTGTGAACTCGAGGGTAGGCCACCTCAGCCGATGAAATCCACCCAGCCCTGCACTCTTCCAGCCCCTGTTGATAAGCGGTAAACAGCTGCATTCTGTCAGCTAGTGAGGCTGCAAAGTCCTTTTCGCAGGCTTCTTTAGCTTCCTGGAACGTCAGGTTGTAGCGAATATTACGATCATAGTGAAACACACCAGCCACGCGTCCTGCAAAAATAAAACCGGCAACTAAGATTCACACAATCAAAGAACTTTTAACTACACTCTGAATGAAGAGGAAGCcctctttaacaaaaaaaaaaccaaccacttcaccaattaaattaaaaccattAAACCCGTTTCTCCAAATGTTAATCTGTTTTAATACACAGGCGTTttttgacacactgtattatttttcattatattggaaaccatttttattgttcaattataaagaaaaaatgtatttatgtgaCAATACACTGGAAAAACTTTGAGCCCTGCCCTGTAATGACAGCAAAAATAATGGTCAATTGCACTGGAACGTTTGCTCATCCGAGAAATACTGACCAAATCAATTCCTTCCTTATTCCTTAACAAATTGCTTTAGAAGCGCATGTAATGCAACAAAGTAGTCTGTTCAAATCTTACGTGACTCTTTGATTTTACTCTTACTCCATGGTTTGCACTCAGTGTAGCTTTTATTCTAAAtctgaagatatacagtagtgctGTGCGTAGTTTCTAATTAAGCACTTAGCAATATGACTTGAAGTGAACTTTTAATGATTCAAGGATTTGCAAAACCAGACTAGTAAATCAGTTATTTATAGagtggaaaacaaaaatctgcATTCTGCTAATACATTTCTAGCATTTATCTTCTGTAGCATGCAAGTTGTCAGGAAAATGTGTTTCAAACAAACATACAGAATGTAGCAAGTTCACAAATAACAAAAT is a window of Lepisosteus oculatus isolate fLepOcu1 chromosome 6, fLepOcu1.hap2, whole genome shotgun sequence DNA encoding:
- the LOC107078240 gene encoding uncharacterized protein isoform X2 encodes the protein MQDSYIRRCYFALHFCLYIQEVAKKGDFCNLKVGFYFKCFVLRGQEMLLILLILQCAIRTAFCETLSCEHYLSRRVAGVFHYDRNIRYNLTFQEAKEACEKDFAASLADRMQLFTAYQQGLEECRAGWISSAEVAYPRVHKNWNCGQNHTGIITYGIRENLLERWDVFCYKEDNNCSVYPTFFPTAQSSAASENAEIQNVSGGYFTIPSTLRRRKTGTKTADTGNSWTRRDPKGFNNNSPVTTTLNGMRSGSSESSNGLTRARDGPFNIPDDGNQEMASSIKERQTMEPLLQDAITGAAEVEQATEGFEILSSKMPGSPLFSVQLKTTPHNAVPESKITDVKLVGPFRTVSASFVSDSLMSHALPLPTQGLYKQDNAEQTQGDNIDIIHPSSRKDINQSTYTTTTMFSMSSYQPNTSPELREVTSAAVSNERQTTETYTNRQEAFSERSLFEFVKPTKTPVFKLTTAGHLKDRMAGSRTISQNLESEHTQKTGNAHGNEGIVNGTNVNKEKHKSNVSHGEKSKLFNFNSLTRKQYAIGFTTEKNINQNKPIVNGILIITKDLEKPITNLTSMATADENTESSRATLALSPDEPQVNLTFGSPEEEKKYHYENITTVSEANVHHKEGVNGTSVKEGVNKMTALVHQEHSSHAARKYDEVWTEDPMITVKSIPINKENPEFSQKRSDHVDRLFLNSSMHDVRAATKQIDRKKENVFSTGTGQDNGLGSAAEQFLHKSVVVADKVGYIPSVSTAQTFKEHEHPVTPVYSSSQHSTWMATTSATPSSIGTTMFLDTSTTIHMAQQGGEIQTTSFSPVAQTEGSYISSPALMKAAVVSQILTNPSKASAHLMSTASAEELQMKELHVTATSPSYPRSHDPVQDLNSATDQPDHPEKTPVTVLTDTGRQREATTVIGSSEVPPVSCGGVLQGDKGEFQSPGFPQSYPSNMDCTWEVTAPPGHLILLAFHSMALEEHKGCQYDFITVFDGKREEGVELGRFCGSQLPPPLRSSSNTMTVQLRSDASVELDGFSVRFHSVKPPSSLPGRVRLRGGRNRFEGLVEMAFGGALGRVCAEQWEKREATVVCRQLGFPGAAIAYRVQSQARDPPVTVSYVECSGDESSLDECEVKWGRECSTTERAAVHCQVMETCSILRSAGVLESGTYVIDPDGEDQGVEPFPVFCDMNSLRADGVTVVGHDSESRTRVSPCEKAGCYSRHITYRQASLLQLRSLIQASESCTQLVKLECRHTRFLGEEWGWWVSWDGRRMNSWGGTSTDSKKCACGERGDCDLGLLTCNCDANDEVWRSDEGYLSDKASLPMREVRLGDTQDMPMEMAFHTIGKLFCTGQKTLDPVLESCAALKEAGFVESRRYIIDPDGPGQGLSQFEVYCDMASDPLTGITVVSHNSGHRMRVAPCEEKGCYRKELQYEADLPQLHALTQVSRSCQQYVKLDCRHTRFVQSGWGWWVSWDGQKMLDWGGAERNSGSCACGMTGTCFGMGRLCNCDSNDHVWRMDEGFLRDKNSLPVKAVHFGDTKDAPLEMAFHTVGKLTCKGKISSTSPSI